A single window of Salvia splendens isolate huo1 chromosome 8, SspV2, whole genome shotgun sequence DNA harbors:
- the LOC121742954 gene encoding 5'-3' exoribonuclease 3-like — protein sequence MGVPSFYRWLVNKYPKIVSAAADPPEFDNLYLDMNGLIHPCFHPDDDPFPPTTVDEVFRRIHDYVDNLFDIVKPRKLLFMAIDGVAPRAKMNQQRSRRFRSAKDFKHAEEVEERLRKQFEAEGRAVLPKQDSEISDSNVITPGTEFMHLLSENLRSYVKRRLKENPAWGNIKVILSDDKAPGEGEHKIMSFIRAQRASSEYDPNTRHCLYGLDADLIMLALATHEAHFSILREEVLPLNGELRNGNFDRASAASVKEPEQPLSREPVSSQESSWQATKRTPYQFLNVFVLREYLSLDMEIPGFDKFEFDQERAIDDFIFICFFAGNDFLPHIPSLSLHEGCIDLMMDVYKKEFQNFGGYLVNIEKIADNNGDYIKLSHVERFILAVGAFEEKIFSKRADIREKKLRRMLAEHRDAQEEEQNCLDEGTSSEVLGMHDISCIDKLKISAPTEDADTVMENTKELKQKVKDVIKRESDMFKDGISADKLKLGNPGWRQRYYNEKFCADTQIDMESIRKSVVAEYGIGLSWVLLYYFSEVPSFTWFYPYHYGPFASDFRGLSRVKAKFQKGFPFKPFDQLMGVLPPSSSHALPEAYKGLMVDGESKIIDLYPIEFKMDVDGKRFLWQGICILPFIDEERLLVETKKVENELKDREKIRNEETHHRLFLRHLSELRQELLSCRERMGSEKIKGAVAIRSHIEGIEGTLHVTSDQIERDDDEKSDICIYYEIPRCFKFVPRLLEGVNSPEKTVCREDLEETVLWHEHRGHGVWRNQMPHYQKPDMASKSVGRGFCIGRGRTSVPQENLCRDYGRGRTSVPQENSCRDHGNIGRQQPAGSFSRNDHDRSRSSYSQNDSNFWQCRGVPANADWRVRNPSCNSGAGNQGGQRQYAYQPFVANAGRGQAGLRQSSYMSPGNTDWRVRNPSGNSGAGNQGGQRHYAYQQFVPNVGRGQGNLRQSHISRPFVPSGGFGQGSQGPPTNQPFLPNGGRGQEQCRGWWSPTDF from the exons ATGGGCGTTCCGTCGTTCTATCGCTGGCTTGTCAACAAATACCCCAAAATTGTATCCGCCGCCGCCGATCCGCCGGAGTTCGATAATTTATACCTCGACATGAATGGATTAATCCACCCCTGCTTCCACCCCGATGATGAT CCTTTTCCTCCGACCACCGTCGACGAGGTTTTTCGGCGAATCCATGATTACGTGGACAATCTCTTCGACATCGTGAAACCTCGCAAGCTGCTGTTCATGGCTATTG ATGGTGTTGCTCCAAGGGCTAAGATGAATCAACAAAGATCAAGAAGATTCCGTTCTGCCAAAGATTTCAAACATGCT GAGGAAGTTGAAGAGCGGTTGCGGAAGCAGTTTGAGGCTGAAGGGAGAGCTGTTCTTCCCAAACAAGATTCAGAGATTTCAGATTCTAATGTGATCACTCCCGGTACAGAATTCATGCACTTGCTGTCTGAGAATCTGAGAAGCTATGTGAAACGACGGTTGAAAGAGAATCCAGCTTGGGGGAACATCAAG GTTATCTTGTCTGATGATAAGGCTCCGGGCGAGGGGGAGCATAAAATAATGAGCTTCATCAGAGCACAACGTGCTTCGTCTGAATATGATCCGAACACGAGGCATTGCCTCTATGGTCTG GATGCAGATTTAATCATGCTTGCATTAGCCACGCATGAAGCACATTTCTCGATTCTGAGAGAG GAGGTTTTACCTCTAAATGGAGAACTTAGAAATGGGAATTTTGACCGTGCATCAGCTGCTTCTGTTAAGGAGCCGGAG CAACCTTTGAGTCGAGAACCGGTCTCTAGTCAGGAATCTAGTTGGCAAGCCACTAAACGAACACCGTATCAG TTTTTGAATGTGTTTGTTTTGAGAGAATACCTATCTCTAGATATGGAAATTCCCGGCTTCGACAAATTTGAATTTGATCAAGAAAGAGCCATTGATGATTTCATCTTCATTTGCTTCTTTGCCGGGAATGATTTTCTTCCCCATATTCCAAGCCTTTCATTGCATGAG GGCTGTATTGATCTGATGATGGATGTCTACAAGAAAGAATTCCAAAATTTTGGTGGCTATTTAGTCAATATTGAAAAG ATAGCTGATAACAATGGGGACTATATAAAGCTGAGTCATGTAGAAAGATTCATCCTCGCTGTTGGTGCATTCGAGGAGAAAATCTTCAGTAAACGAGCTGATATCAGAGAAAAAAAACTGAGACGAATGCTTGCTGAGCACAGAGATGCT CAAGAAGAGGAACAGAACTGCCTTGATGAAGGAACATCATCAGAAGTATTGGGCATGCACGACATTTCCTGTATTGAT AAATTGAAGATTTCTGCTCCGACTGAGGATGCTGATACG GTTATGGAAAATACAAAGGAGTTGAAGCAAAAGGTCAAAGACGTGATAAAAAGAGAATCCGATATGTTTAAAGATGGCATTTCTGCCGATAAG CTGAAACTGGGAAACCCGGGTTGGAGGCAGCGGTACTACAACGAAAAATTCTGCGCTGACACCCAAATAGACATGGAATCAATAAGAAAATCTGTG GTTGCAGAGTATGGAATAGGTCTTTCTTGGGTGTTGTTATACTATTTTTCTGAAGTCCCATCTTTTACATG GTTCTATCCGTATCACTATGGCCCGTTTGCGTCAGACTTCAGAGGGCTGTCTCGGGTGAAGGCGAAGTTTCAGAAAGGCTTTCCCTTTAAGCCATTTGATCAGCTCATGGGAGTACTTCCTCCGAGCAG TTCTCATGCACTGCCTGAGGCTTACAAGGGTCTTATGGTTGACGGAGAATCCAAGATAATCGACTTATATCCTATAGAATTCAAGATGGATGTCGATGGGAAGCGATTTTTGTGGCAG GGCATATGtattcttccttttatagacgaAGAGCGTCTTCTTGTGGAGACGAAGAAAGTTGAAAATGAACTGAAG GATCGAGAGAAGATCAGGAATGAAGAGACTCATCATCGGCTGTTTCTGAGACATTTGAGTGAGTTGAGGCAGGAGTTGTTATCATGCAGAGAGAGAATGGGGTCGGAGAAGATCAAGGGAGCAGTTGCGATCCGCAGCCATAT TGAAGGAATCGAAGGTACGTTACATGTGACGAGTGATCAGATTGAAAGGGATGATGACGAGAAATCTGATAT ATGCATTTACTATGAGATCCCTCGGTGTTTCAAATTCGTTCCTCGACTTCTTGAAGGCGTCAACTCACCTGAAAAG ACTGTGTGCAGAGAAGACTTGGAAGAAACTGTGCTTTGGCATGAGCACCGCGGGCATGGAGTGTGGCGCAATCAAAT GCCTCACTATCAAAAACCAGACATGGCATCAAAATCCGTGGGCCGTGGCTTCTGTATTGGTCGAGGAAGAACTTCCGTGCCTCAAGAGAATTTGTGTCGTGACTATGGTCGAGGAAGAACTTCGGTGCCTCAAGAGAATTCGTGTCGTGACCATGGTAACATTGGCCGTCAGCAACCAGCTGGATCTTTTAGCAGGAATGATCATGATCGTTCCAGATCGAGCTACAGCCAAAATGACAGCAATTTCTGGCAGTGTCGTGGTGTTCCTGCTAATGCTGATTGGAGGGTGCGAAATCCCTCTTGTAATAGTGGGGCAGGAAACCAAGGGGGACAACGACAGTATGCATATCAGCCGTTTGTGGCTAATGCTGGCCGTGGCCAAGCCGGCCTGAGACAGTCGTCGTACATGAGTCCTGGTAACACTGATTGGAGGGTGCGAAATCCCTCTGGTAATAGCGGGGCAGGGAACCAAGGGGGACAACGACACTACGCGTATCAGCAGTTTGTGCCTAATGTTGGCCGTGGCCAAGGCAACCTGAGACAGTCGCACATTAGTCGGCCTTTTGTGCCAAGTGGAGGTTTTGGCCAAGGCAGCCAAGGACCGCCTACAAATCAGCCGTTTCTTCCTAATGGAGGACGTGGTCAGGAACAATGTCGAGGGTGGTGGTCTCCAACAGATTTTTGA
- the LOC121742956 gene encoding nuclear speckle splicing regulatory protein 1-like, whose product MSKYGLQLRVKPQQKQPARPPPPKVLGFDDDDDDDNVERDILRQAYKKKTHKDVEEQHKKVLEEDPLAFDYDGVYDQMKEKQVRPKVEDRQDRKPRYIQGLIDKAKQREREHEIIYERKLAKERSQDEHLYADKDKFVTSAYKKKLAEQAKWIEEERLRELREQKDDVTRKADLSDFYFNLSKNVAFGSEDADKGKSKKHPDEMAVQPTRQVSPATAGTSSDSSRMAKTRQDEIAAHHSPNDKLHSSIRDQVADEQSARNLPRPDSQKRSEDVASAAGDQQGPDNNKGNEEAAAPAAKDHHKRSQDALAAAKERFLARKKAKTQTTL is encoded by the exons ATGTCAAAGTACGGCTTGCAACTTAGAGTTAAGCCACAGCAGAAACAGCCTGCGAGGCCCCCGCCTCCAAAGGTGCTCGGCTTTGATgacgacgacgatgatgatAATGTTGAGAGGGACATTTTGCGTCAAGCCTACAAGAAAAAAACTCACAAAGAT GTTGAAGAGCAGCATAAGAAGGTTCTTGAAGAAGACCCTTTGGCGTTTGACTATGATGGCGTATATGATCAAATGAAGGAAAAGCAAGTTCGTCCCAAAGTGGAAGATCGACAAGATAGAAAG CCAAGATATATTCAAGGACTGATAGACAAAGCAAAACAACGAGAGAGAGAACATGAGATCATTTATGAGAGAAAACTTGCCAAAGAGAGAAGCCAAGACGAACATCTCTATGCAGATAAAGATAAGTTCGTTACTAGTGCTTACAAGAAGAAGCTGGCAGAGCAAGCCAAGTGGATAGAGGAAGAGCGGCTTCGTGAGTTGCGTGAGCAGAAGGATGAT GTTACCAGGAAGGCTGACCTCAGTGATTTTTATTTCAACCTATCCAAAAACGTAGCATTTGGTTCTGAAGATGCCGACAAGGGGAAATCTAAAAAGCATCCCGATGAAATGGCGGTTCAGCCAACACGTCAGGTCTCTCCTGCGACAGCTGGTACTAGTTCGGATTCTTCAAGGATGGCGAAGACTCGTCAGGATGAGATTGCCGCGCATCATTCTCCCAATGACAAGCTTCATTCTTCCATTCGAGATCAGGTTGCAGATGAACAATCAGCTCGTAACCTACCAAGACCCGACAGTCAGAAAAGAAGTGAGGATGTGGCATCTGCTGCAGGAGACCAACAGGGACCCGACAACAATAAAGGAAATGAGGAAGCAGCAGCACCTGCAGCGAAAGACCATCACAAGAGAAGCCAGGATGCACTGGCTGCAGCAAAGGAGCGGTTTTTGGCCAGAAAGAAAGCGAAAACACAAACAACTTTGTGA
- the LOC121742955 gene encoding probable aspartyl protease At4g16563 produces the protein MAPFTCSLTQTWLNKNIQNSPTDSTFNTMSSCIVFIFFSLLLSASAAPIPISLFTTLPHSDQPLQRLTQLASATVARAGHLKNGKNSPPSTTPLFPFNGAYTVSLSFGTPPQSIPMIIDTGSSFSWFPCTKRYVCRNCSSSPISSFLPKQSSSAKFLGCMNPKCGWLHKPFDPNSSCRDCHLSSKANCTQICPPYILLYGLGSTGGIAMVETLTMPHGKIEDFLVGCSLFSSSQPAGVVGFGRGVSSLPSQLGLKKFSYCHVSHKFDNSPKSSFLMMDSDSDSGAKTAELSYTPLLKNPARDDGDSAVADYYYIGLRRIVVGGRKVKVSYRDLNPDSGGNGGTIVDSGSTFVYMNKPVFEAVYGAFSEQVKGYKREAEVEGATGLRPCYDITRHKDLKMPEMELHFKGGAEMVLPLENYFFVVDDGERSVLCLTVVTDDTLLGPDLVGGPSVILGNFLMQNFHVEYDLRNERFGFRQQSCS, from the coding sequence ATGGCTCCATTCACATGCTCACTGACACAAACATGGTTAAATAAGAACATCCAAAACAGTCCCACAGATTCCACCTTCAACACAATGTCTTCTTGCATTGTGttcatcttcttctctctccttctctcaGCCTCTGCAGCCCCCATTCCCATCTCCCTCTTCACCACTCTCCCACACTCTGATCAGCCGCTGCAGAGGCTGACTCAGCTAGCTTCCGCCACGGTGGCACGAGCCGGCCACCTCAAGAATGGCAAGAACTCACCCCCCTCCACCACCCCTCTCTTCCCCTTCAACGGAGCTTACACCGTCTCCCTCAGCTTCGGCACCCCTCCTCAGTCGATACCGATGATCATCGACACCGGGAGCAGCTTCTCCTGGTTCCCCTGCACCAAGAGATATGTCTGCAGAAACTGCTCATCATCACCCATCTCTTCCTTCCTGCCTAAGCAGTCTTCCTCAGCTAAGTTTCTAGGATGTATGAATCCCAAATGTGGCTGGCTTCACAAGCCGTTTGACCCGAACTCCAGCTGCCGTGACTGCCACCTGTCGTCGAAGGCGAACTGCACGCAGATATGCCCGCCGTATATCCTTCTCTACGGTTTAGGCTCCACCGGTGGCATAGCCATGGTGGAGACCCTCACCATGCCCCACGGGAAAATCGAGGATTTTCTCGTGGGCTGCTCTCTGTTCTCGTCCAGCCAGCCTGCGGGCGTGGTCGGGTTCGGGAGGGGCGTTTCGTCCCTCCCGAGCCAGCTCGGCCTCAAGAAGTTCTCGTACTGCCATGTCTCTCACAAGTTTGATAACAGCCCTAAGAGCAGCTTCCTCATGATGGATTCGGATTCGGATTCGGGCGCGAAGACGGCCGAGCTCAGCTACACACCGCTGCTGAAGAATCCGGCGAGGGACGACGGGGACAGCGCGGTCGCGGACTACTACTACATCGGGTTGCGAAGGATCGTCGTTGGAGGGAGGAAGGTCAAGGTTTCGTACCGGGACCTTAACCCGGATTCGGGTGGCAACGGTGGGACTATAGTTGATTCGGGGTCGACGTTCGTGTACATGAACAAGCCCGTGTTTGAGGCAGTGTACGGCGCGTTCTCCGAGCAGGTGAAGGGGTACAAGAGGGAGGCCGAGGTGGAGGGCGCGACGGGGCTGAGGCCGTGCTACGACATCACGAGGCACAAGGATTTGAAGATGCCTGAAATGGAGCTGCATTTCAAGGGTGGGGCAGAGATGGTGTTGCCACTTGAGAATTACTTCTTTGTGGTGGATGATGGGGAGAGGTCTGTCTTGTGCCTTACCGTGGTCACCGACGACACATTGCTCGGGCCGGATCTTGTGGGCGGGCCTTCGGTGATCCTAGGTAACTTTTTGATGCAGAACTTTCATGTTGAGTATGACCTGAGGAATGAGAGGTTTGGGTTCAGACAGCAGTCTTGTTCATGA